CGATATAGGCGAAAACACCGTTAATTGGAGGCATTCTGTGTATCAAGATCTGTACAACGTTGTTCACTGGTGAGCTTATTCTTTTAAGCTAGATGTCTGAACGTCTTTGGTTGAACCGGTGCACGTTTAGTGTTCCCATTCGGGCAGTAAGGACTTAACTCACAACCTTTCGCGCAAAAAAGAAGCTAAATCAGTACTTGTCATAGCTGGCGGCAAATGGACCATCCCTCGTTACGAAGATCCGGGTTGTAGCGGTTACCCTGTTGGATGCCCTAGAGACTCAGGACGAAACGATAGATCCAAATATACAGGGGATAGTGACATATCTATTAAGTGGGTATTTCAAAGCATAGGGCGGATATCATAATATCCAAGGCAATGATCCTTACTGATGATCTTCCGTCCGTCTGAATTGTAGGCTTTTTAGACATTATGTCTTCCATTGAAAGCCAGTTTGCAGACTGAAGGTATCTGTTAGTTCGGGCCTTATTGCTTAATTATAAAATGTCATTTCCTATTTATATGGGCGATTGTTGTAGCTTTTTCATGTTTCCTCCGATGTTATTGTATCATTGCATTGAGTGTTTCATACGCCGGCGGATGGACAGAGCTTTAGATTACCGGATTTCTATTGCAAGCATCGATGTAAGCATCAATAAGCAGAAGTCGTCTATTGTTTACATGATTGTCTAAAGGGAAAATATTATTCCCGCGCGTATTTTATTTTGATTTTCCCAATTTCCTGATGTCAACAACGAACGAAGCGTTGTCTTACTTAATATCCAACGCACTGCGGCCCTTTTTCAACAACTCTCTCCTCCATTCCTCTCTCGACTCTCTCTCACAATGGATCCTCTCCCTATACCTCCATCCTATTACGACCTCGAACGCCGCCATCTCGAACACACTATAGACCATGACCTCCActccctttccctctcctctttgCACTCTTCTacatcttcctcttttcgTCCACCGTTTCACCTCCATGACTACTCCCATTCATTCATatcctcttcatcagaTCTATCTCTAGAGTATCCTAGAGCTCAGGTTTCGGGGATTTCAGCTCGGCCAAATCAAGGTTTAAATCCTGGCCACAGCTATGGTCCGTCAGGAACACCCCGCGCAGCTGGACGGATGAATTCACGTTCTAATAGTTTTGGAGGTGAATTAAATACTTCTATTGGAATCAGCCCTGTTTCCACCACTGGACATCATGCCAGTGAAATAACATTAGGCACTGGTGCATTTAAGGGCAGGATACCCGAGACAATCGTAGGAGCTCATGATGATCAGAGTTTTGATCCGGAAAGAAGCTTAGGAAGGCTTATAGGCGAGCTCGGCAGAATTATAGGGGATGAGGTAAGCACTGTCTCATCAAGTTCATGATGTCCCGATCAGCATTGAAAAGTAGTACGCGAAGCTGATGAAAGATATGTGGCATTTCAGAAGCAACCTCGGATACCCAATTCTCCCTTCCGCTCAAGACCCCTCCCTTCTCTTTCGTCGCCAGTCAAACAAAGGGTCGATTCTCCCTTCACCCTCTCAAATGGTGATAAACTTCTAAAAAATGGGGGAAAAACGATATCAAAGTCCAACAATGTGCTTTACGAGCAGGCCCAAAAGTCCGGCGAACAATCTCGGAAGAAACCTCTAGGACCTTCTACTTCCTACAATATCTCTCGTACACCAGCAACTCGGAAGACAACTGGGAAAAGCAAAGTTGATAGGTTGCGTATGCTCCAAAATGAAGGCAAGAAGGCTGAAAGTGCCCCTACCCCGAGAAAACCAGATACTTCGGCCGATGTGACAGGTATGACTGCGTTGATGGCCACACCAGCCAAAGGCTTAATATTCGATTCCTTGGAAAACAATGGAGATGTGGGTGGGATAACAGCTGGTAAGCCTTGATGAGTTGAGATGGACAATTGCTAAGAATATCGCAGTAAATATCCCCCATACGTTAGCAACTCTCCATGCGAGACTGAGGGCTTTAGAAATGGAAAGTTCGGTCTCCCGCCGGAGAGTAAAAGAGCTGGAAGCTGAAGTGGAAAAAGCAAATCAAGAGATGGATTTTGCTAGAAGAaatggagaaaaggagacGCGAAAGTTTGAAAGTGAGAAATCGGGTGAGTTATCCATTGTACCCTCTACGATCGTAGAAGACTGCTGACCGTCCTGAAATGTAGCATTGGAAGATCTTGTGGGATCCCTTCGAGCTAATCTTGCTCGTATCACCCTTGAGCTTGAACAGCACAAAGCACTTGTTGTAGAGCTGCGTCAAGCGGATTTCTCCAGTCATAAGAATGGTGATCATTCATTCTCTGATCCGTCAATGAACCAAGAGATAGCAGCTTTGCGCCAGGAGATCGAGAGGCTTACGGAAGAAATCGCCAGACTAGGTTGCATTGTTGCAGAAGGCATCGAAGTTCGAAGGAGAACCAGGGGGGAGAGCACCATGAACATGGAGAAAGCAGAAATGGAGAGACTTGTCAAGAAAGTCATGGAAGAAACCTCAGACTTTCAAAGGGTGAAGGCGGACgtg
This DNA window, taken from Cryptococcus gattii WM276 chromosome C, complete sequence, encodes the following:
- a CDS encoding Hypothetical Protein (Similar to TIGR gene model, INSD accession AAW42683.1), with protein sequence MDPLPIPPSYYDLERRHLEHTIDHDLHSLSLSSLHSSTSSSFRPPFHLHDYSHSFISSSSDLSLEYPRAQVSGISARPNQGLNPGHSYGPSGTPRAAGRMNSRSNSFGGELNTSIGISPVSTTGHHASEITLGTGAFKGRIPETIVGAHDDQSFDPERSLGRLIGELGRIIGDEKQPRIPNSPFRSRPLPSLSSPVKQRVDSPFTLSNGDKLLKNGGKTISKSNNVLYEQAQKSGEQSRKKPLGPSTSYNISRTPATRKTTGKSKVDRLRMLQNEGKKAESAPTPRKPDTSADVTGMTALMATPAKGLIFDSLENNGDVGGITAVNIPHTLATLHARLRALEMESSVSRRRVKELEAEVEKANQEMDFARRNGEKETRKFESEKSALEDLVGSLRANLARITLELEQHKALVVELRQADFSSHKNGDHSFSDPSMNQEIAALRQEIERLTEEIARLGCIVAEGIEVRRRTRGESTMNMEKAEMERLVKKVMEETSDFQRVKADVEKRKAAVDRSGKHEVPTRIPLESVNALFTSIPQSQNANLVMAYNRSHTSPETSSPSHAKQHEPIQPLLFDLKKPSTPSTSRRRKQEREEISTSSRSKPRSSSNTLDRSPHSPFPKIVGEDLEREFFSPSPKGIVRMKKKTETMQATDEMDSGKLAPQTVLARVIAELEEDFQHYKMVYSELADQYKLLDPASVSAKRHVLADHLREVIDLLELKAGQISDLYDLLAFEDKPIQGGGRNQKGRKAKSVDDVMRMVKASLGHEAWQRLNTDLKRGE